One segment of Dama dama isolate Ldn47 chromosome 15, ASM3311817v1, whole genome shotgun sequence DNA contains the following:
- the LOC133070406 gene encoding glutathione S-transferase omega-1-like isoform X2 yields the protein MRFCPYAQRTRLVLTAKGIRHEVININLKNKPEWFFKKNPSGLVPVLETSLGQLICESAITCEYLDEAYPGKKLWPSDPYEKACQKMVFESFSKVPPLISRILRTQNKEDCSGLKEELQKEITKLEEVLTDKKTTFFGGNSLSMIDYLIWPWFERLEPLELNECVDQAPTLKLWMAAMKKDPTVSSLLTDVKTFQGFLSLYLQDSPEACDYGL from the exons ATGAGGTTCTGCCCGTATGCCCAGAGGACTCGCCTGGTCCTGACGGCCAAGGGTATCCG GCATGAAGTCATCAACATCAACCTGAAAAATAAGCCTGAGTGGTTCTTCAAGAAGAATCCCTCAGGCCTGGTGCCGGTTCTGGAAACCAGTCTGGGTCAGTTGATCTGTGAATCTGCCATCACTTGTGAGTACCTGGATGAAGCATATCCAGGGAAGAAGCTGTGGCCAAGTGACCCCTATGAGAAAGCTTGCCAAAAGATGGTCTTTGAGTCCTTTTCTAAG GTACCACCTTTGATATCGAGGATTCTTAGAACACAAAATAAGGAAGACTGCTCTGGCTTAAAAGAAGAATTGCAAAAAGAAATTACCAAGCTAGAGGAg GTTCTGACTGACAAGAAGACAACCTTCTTTGGTGGCAATTCTCTTTCTATGATTGATTACCTCATCTGGCCCTGGTTCGAACGGCTGGAACCTCTGGAGTTGAATGA GTGTGTAGACCAGGCTCCAACTCTTAAGCTGTGGATGGCAGCCATGAAGAAGGACCCCACAGTATCATCCCTCCTCACCGATGTGAAGACCTTTCAAGGTTTCCTCAGCCTCTACTTGCAGGACAGCCCCGAGGCCTGTGACTACGGACTCTGA